One window of the Trifolium pratense cultivar HEN17-A07 linkage group LG2, ARS_RC_1.1, whole genome shotgun sequence genome contains the following:
- the LOC123903760 gene encoding lectin 8-like — MANSKTILLAQQNLFSVFLLTFLLLITNVKSNSFSFGIPKFDTSTKNIFLGGDAKTIDGVLQLTKKDQVGKPLPHSFGLSAFSGFINLSDKKSGKVAGFTTEFSFVVNPKGSELHGDGFTFFIASLGFEFPDNSSSEGGFLGLFDEGTAFNTSKNSIVAVEFDSFANEWDPQGNTPHIGIDINTIESSITVDWPIDRQQEGSIGKARITYTAASKELSVLVTYPNDPIKEEVGVSYPVDFADILSEWVLVGFSGATGQLAETHDILSWSFASNL, encoded by the coding sequence ATGGCTAACTCCAAAACAATACTCCTTGCACAACAAAACCTCTTCTCTGTTTTCCTTTTAACCTTTCTCTTGTTAATCACCAATGTCAAATCAAACTCATTTTCTTTCGGCATCCCCAAGTTTGACACCAgtaccaaaaacatatttctcgGCGGTGATGCCAAAACCATTGATGGAGTGCTACAACTGACTAAAAAAGACCAAGTTGGAAAACCGCTTCCACATAGTTTTGGTCTCTCCGCATTTTCAGGATTTATTAATCTCTCCGACAAAAAAAGTGGTAAAGTTGCTGGCTTTACCACCGAGTTCTCCTTTGTTGTAAATCCAAAGGGTTCAGAACTTCACGGAGATGGATTCACTTTCTTTATTGCGTCATTGGGTTTTGAGTTCCCCGACAATTCATCATCAGAGGGTGGATTCCTAGGTCTTTTCGATGAAGGAACGGCCTTCAATACCTCTAAAAACTCTATTGTTGCTGTTGAGTTTGATAGTTTTGCAAATGAATGGGACCCTCAAGGGAACACACCTCATATAGGAATTGACATCAACACGATTGAATCTTCGATCACTGTTGATTGGCCAATTGATCGTCAACAAGAAGGATCAATAGGGAAGGCACGTATAACTTACACTGCTGCCTCAAAAGAATTGAGTGTGCTTGTAACTTATCCAAATGATCCCATCAAAGAGGAAGTTGGTGTATCATATCCGGTTGATTTCGCAGATATTCTATCTGAATGGGTCCTTGTTGGTTTCTCAGGTGCCACGGGCCAACTTGCCGAAACACACGATATTCTTTCTTGGTCTTTTGCTTCGAACTTGTAG
- the LOC123903761 gene encoding lectin 8-like → MANSKTMLLATQNLFSVFILTFLLLITNVKSETFSFTFPEFDNDTKSIALGGDAIINGGVLQLTKKDQLGKPIPHSFGLSAFNNIIHLYAKNGEVADFTTDFLFVVNPKGSQLHGDGFTFFISSLGFEFPDNSSSEGGFLGLFDKETAFNTSKNSIVAVEFDSFTNEWDPLFPENSPHIGIDINTIESSITVPWPIDRQPEGSIGKALISYNSASKELSVLVTYPNSPVKVEVGVSYPVDFGAVLSEWVLVGFSGSTGQLAETHDILSWSFASNL, encoded by the coding sequence ATGGCCAACTCCAAAACAATGCTCCTTGCAACCCAAAACCTCTTCTCTGTTTTCATTTTAACCTTTCTTTTGTTGATTACCAATGTTAAATCAGAGACattttctttcacttttccCGAGTTTGACAACGATACCAAGAGCATTGCCCTCGGCGGTGATGCCATAATAAATGGTGGAGTGCTACAACTAACTAAAAAGGACCAACTTGGAAAACCAATTCCACATAGTTTTGGCCTCTCCGCAttcaataatattattcatCTCTACGCCAAAAATGGTGAAGTTGCGGATTTTACCACCGACTTTTTGTTTGTTGTGAATCCAAAGGGTTCTCAACTTCACGGAGATGGATTCACCTTCTTTATTTCATCATTGGGTTTTGAGTTTCCGGACAATTCATCTTCAGAGGGTGGATTCCTTGGACTTTTCGATAAAGAAACTGCCTTCAATACCTCAAAAAACTCTATTGTTGCAGTCGAGTTTGATAGTTTTACAAATGAATGGGACCCTCTCTTCCCAGAGAACTCACCTCATATAGGAATTGACATCAACACGATTGAATCTTCGATCACTGTTCCGTGGCCAATTGATCGCCAACCAGAAGGATCGATAGGGAAGGCACTCATAAGTTACAATTCGGCCTCAAAAGAATTGAGTGTGCTTGTAACTTATCCAAATAGTCCCGTCAAAGTAGAAGTTGGTGTATCTTATCCGGTTGATTTCGGGGCTGTTCTGTCTGAATGGGTTCTTGTTGGTTTCTCAGGTTCCACAGGCCAACTTGCGGAAACACATGACATTCTTTCTTGGTCTTTTGCTTCGAACTTGTAG
- the LOC123903762 gene encoding lectin 10-like, protein MAFSNFKSNPIQSRVLSSAILITSLLLQYHNVESQASPTRSENVAFSITQFEEENIDILTRGDATISGGILRLTKTDQYGKPLPNSVGRATYATPIHIWDKTSGELADFSTGFSFIVNTNDEPLHGDGFAFFIGPVHSDLPKNSSGGYLGLFNPETAHIPSKNPILAIEFDGFTNVWDPPSSYQSPHIGIDIGSIDSVAYTQWPINFVQKNPIGEASINYNSESKSLSVFVDYPGTEWNSTHVSFVVDLRSVLPEWVRVGFSAATGQLVETHEIINWSFESSL, encoded by the coding sequence ATGGCTTTTTCCAACTTCAAATCTAATCCCATACAATCTCGAGTCCTTTCTTCAGCAATCTTGATTACTTCTCTCTTGCTACAATACCACAATGTCGAGTCACAAGCGTCACCAACACGATCAGAAAACGTTGCTTTCAGCATAACACAATTCGAGGAAGAAAATATTGACATACTTACAAGGGGTGATGCTACAATCTCCGGAGGCATTCTAAGACTAACAAAAACTGACCAATATGGTAAACCACTCCCTAATAGCGTTGGACGTGCAACATATGCCACACCGATTCACATTTGGGATAAAACCAGTGGAGAACTAGCTGATTTCTCCACTGGTTTCTCCTTCATCGTGAACACAAATGATGAACCACTTCATGGAGATGGATTTGCTTTCTTTATAGGACCGGTTCATTCTGACTTACCAAAAAATTCAAGCGGAGGGTATCTTGGTCTTTTCAACCCTGAAACCGCACATATTCCATCGAAAAATCCTATACTAGCTATTGAGTTTGATGGTTTTACAAATGTGTGGGATCCTCCTTCATCGTATCAATCTCCTCACATTGGGATTGATATTGGGTCTATTGATTCAGTTGCATATACACAATGGCCTATTAATTTTGTGCAAAAAAATCCTATAGGAGAAGCTAGTATAAACTATAACTCTGAGTCTAAAAGCTTGAGTGTGTTTGTGGATTATCCTGGGACTGAGTGGAATTCAACTCATGTCTCATTTGTTGTCGATTTGAGAAGTGTTCTGCCTGAATGGGTTAGAGTTGGATTCTCTGCTGCTACGGGACAATTGGTTGAAACACATGAGATAATTAATTGGTCTTTTGAATCATCTTTGTAA
- the LOC123903763 gene encoding lectin 9-like — translation MALSNLKSNRTTLSSQLNKIFIAFLFLQYHNVNSQYSQSPIPSQQLSPSEIFSFSITEFDEQNQNIFLGGDASTSGGILRLTKTDEYGKPLQNSVGRVTHFTPIHIWDKASGELADFSVGFSFNVNTNGSRLHGDGFTFFIGPVHFELPKNSSGGYLGLFNPETAHIPAKNPIIAIEFDSFTNGWDPAAPSQFPHIGIDVGSIDSVATVNWPIDFVQTNALGVASINYNSESKKLSVFVVYPGSEREGISVSSIVDLRSVLPEWVRVGFTASTGELVETHNIINWSFESAL, via the coding sequence ATGGCACTCTCCAACTTAAAATCTAATAGAACAACTCTTTCTTCTCAACTCAATAAAATCTTCATTGCATTCCTCTTCCTTCAATACCACAATGTCAATTCACAATATTCACAATCACCAATACCATCACAACAACTGTCACCGTCAGAAATCTTTTCTTTTAGCATAACCGAATTCGatgaacaaaatcaaaatatatttctcGGTGGAGACGCCTCAACCTCGGGTGGCATTCTAAGACTAACAAAAACCGACGAATATGGTAAACCACTCCAAAACAGTGTTGGACGTGTAACACATTTCACACCGATTCACATTTGGGATAAAGCTAGTGGAGAATTAGCAGATTTCTCCGTTGGTTTCTCCTTTAACGTGAACACAAACGGTTCAAGACTCCATGGAGATGGATTTACTTTCTTTATAGGACCAGTTCATTTCGAGTTACCAAAAAATTCAAGTGGAGGGTATCTCGGTCTTTTCAACCCAGAAACGGCACATATTCCAGCTAAAAATCCAATAATAGCTATTGAATTTGATAGTTTTACAAATGGTTGGGACCCTGCTGCACCATCTCAATTTCCTCACATTGGAATTGATGTTGGTTCTATTGATTCGGTTGCGACCGTGAATTGGCCAATTGATTTTGTGCAAACAAATGCTTTAGGAGTAGCTAGTATAAACTATAATTCTGAGTCTAAGAAATTGAGTGTGTTTGTGGTTTACCCTGGGAGTGAGAGGGAGGGAATTAGTGTCTCTTCTATTGTTGATTTGAGGAGTGTTCTGCCTGAATGGGTTAGAGTTGGTTTCACTGCTTCCACAGGAGAGTTAGTTGAAACACATAATATTATCAATTGGTCATTTGAATCAGCTTTGTAA
- the LOC123903764 gene encoding lectin 9-like, with amino-acid sequence MAPSNLKYNPTTHSTPLIKIFITFLFLQYHNVNSQYSPIPISSPPEPSPEPSPSPSSPQPPRPESTVSFTIEQFKEDDPNIFVLGDASISDGIVSLTKTDQYGKPLQKSVGRVTHITPIHIWDKTSGKLADFSTGFSFIVNTNGSKFHGDGFTFFLGPLDFDLPKNSSGGYLGLFNPETALVPSQNPVIAIEFDTYTNGWDPSSPSQFPHIGIDIGSLDSVATVNWPIDDFVETNALGEASISYISESKKLSVFVDYPNSEREGFSVSYVVDLRSVLPEWVRVGFSAATGELVETHDITNWSFDSAL; translated from the coding sequence atggctCCCtcaaacttaaaatataatCCAACAACTCATTCTACACCACTTATTAAAATCTTTATTACTTTCCTATTCCTCCAATACCACAATGTCAATTCACAATATTCACCAATACCAATATCATCACCGCCGGAACCATCACCGGAACCGtcaccatcaccatcatcaCCACAACCACCGCGACCAGAAAGTACCGTTTCTTTCACCATTGAACAATTTAAGGAAGATGATCCCAACATATTTGTCTTGGGTGATGCCTCAATTTCTGACGGCATTGTAAGCCTAACAAAAACCGACCAATATGGTAAACCACTCCAAAAAAGTGTAGGACGCGTAACACATATCACACCTATTCACATTTGGGATAAAACAAGCGGAAAATTAGCCGATTTTTCTACTGGTTTCTCCTTTATCGTGAACACAAATGGTTCAAAATTCCATGGAGATGGATTTACTTTCTTTTTAGGACCACTTGATTTCGACTTACCAAAAAATTCAAGTGGAGGATATCTTGGTCTTTTCAACCCGGAAACCGCACTTGTTCCATCTCAAAATCCAGTAATAGCTATTGAGTTTGATACTTATACAAATGGTTGGGACCCATCTTCACCATCTCAGTTTCCTCACATTGGAATTGATATTGGCTCTCTTGATTCAGTTGCAACTGTGAATTGGCCtattgatgattttgttgaaacAAATGCTTTAGGAGAAGCCAGTATAAGTTATATTTCTGAGTCAAAAAAATTGAGTGTGTTTGTGGATTACCCTAATAGTGAGAGGGAGGGATTTAGTGTCTCGTATGTTGTTGATTTGAGGAGTGTTCTACCAGAATGGGTTAGGGTTGGTTTTTCTGCTGCTACGGGAGAATTAGTTGAAACACATGATATCACTAATTGGTCTTTTGATTCAGCTTTGTAA
- the LOC123903765 gene encoding probable rhamnogalacturonate lyase B codes for MKMGRAMSKKFQLFLWFRMALQLCFMFGASSEHISFRRSLSNVQSPVTIVINQIQSSPQVVISNGIFTLTLANPGGYITGISYSGIENVLEGGNEDIDRGYFDVVFGKTFQRVHGTSFTVITRNENIAEVSFLRKWQPSDSSSVPINIDQRYIVRKGDSGFYTYVIFDRPTGFPAISVSQIRTVFKPKESLFNYMAVSDIIQRKMPEMKDRETGQPLAFPEAVLLTNPSDSQFKGEVDDKYQYSTENQYNQVNGWITADSEKPVGFWIITPSNEFRNGGPVKQDLTSHVGPICLSMFVSTHYAGKTVAIELKQGEAYKKVFGPIFVYLNTAPSKDKFKSLWTDAKQKLANEVKSWPYNFVQSKDFIPSNQRGTLSGHLQVKDGANKPQNANNAYIGLALPGPAGSWQSESKGYQFWIRSDQNGNFLINNIVPGTYNLFAWVPGYIGDYIYKDQITIKPGSKINLNSLVYNPPRNGPTLWEIGIPDRSAGEFYVPNPYPNLINKLYVNDNKDRYRQYGIWNRYTDLYPKNDLVYKVGVNDWKKDWFFAHVPRIVGNKTFQATTWSVVFKLDSVVRGNYTLQLALASASNAEVQVWFNKVSANPFFTTKRIGDDNAVPRHGIHGLYWLFTIEVPSINLVKGINTVYLRQPRFQSLFQAVLYDYIRLESPPTTLNV; via the exons ATGAAGATGGGACGTGCCATGAGTAAAAAGTTTCAATTGTTTTTGTGGTTTAGAATGGCTTTGCAACTATGTTTCATGTTTGGTGCCTCTTCTGAGCAtatatctttcag AAGAAGCTTAAGTAATGTTCAATCTCCAGTCACCATTGTGATTAATCAAATTCAAAGTTCTCCACAG GTGGTGATTAGCAATGGCATCTTTACCCTCACATTGGCAAATCCTGGGGGGTATATCACAGGAATATCATATTCTGGAATTGAAAATGTACTTGAAGGTGGAAATGAAGATATTGATAGAGG GTACTTTGACGTTGTTTTTGGCAAAACTTTTCAAAG AGTTCACGGGACAAGTTTCACCGTCATAACAAGGAATGAGAATATAGCAGAGGTTTCATTTTTAAGGAAATGGCAACCCTCAGACAGTTCAAGTGTCCCTATAAACATAGACCAAAG GTACATAGTACGAAAAGGCGATTCAGGATTTTATACTTACGTGATATTTGATCGACCAACAGGATTTCCTGCTATCTCAGTTAGTCAAATAAGGACCGTTTTTAAGCCCAAAGAAAGCTT gtTCAACTATATGGCCGTATCAGATATTATACAAAGAAAAATGCCAGAAATGAAAGATAGAGAAACTGGTCAACCTTTAGCATTTCCTGAAGCAGTGCTCTTAACAAATCCATCTGATTCACAATTTAAAGGAGAA GTGGATGATAAATACCAATACTCAACTGAGAACCAATACAACCAAGTAAATGGATGGATTACTGCAGATTCTGAAAAGCCCGTGGGCTTCTGGATCATAACACCAAGTAATGAGTTCCGAAATGGTGGGCCTGTTAAGCAAGACCTCACATCTCATGTCGGCCCAATTTGCCTCTCT ATGTTTGTGAGCACTCACTATGCTGGCAAAACGGTAGCTATAGAATTGAAACAAGGAGAAGCTTATAAAAAGGTCTTTGGCCCTATTTTTGTTTACTTGAATACTGCACCAAGTAAGGATAAATTCAAATCTCTATGGACAGATGCTAAACAAAAG CTAGCAAATGAAGTCAAAAGTTGGCCTTATAATTTCGTTCAATCAAAAGATTTCATTCCATCTAATCAACGGGGAACTCTATCGGGACATTTACAAGTCAAAGACGG GGCAAACAAACCTCAAAATGCTAACAATGCTTACATCGGTCTAGCATTGCCTGGACCTGCAGGATCATGGCAGAGTGAAAGCAAG GGTTATCAATTTTGGATCCGATCAGATCAAAATGGAAACtttcttataaataatattgtaCCTGGGACATACAACTTATTTGCATGGGTTCCTGGCTACATTGGAgattatatttataaagatcaaattacAATTAAACCAG GAAGCAAAATCAACTTGAATTCACTTGTATATAATCCTCCAAGAAATGGCCCAACTCTTTGGGAAATTGGCATTCCAGATCGTTCAGCCGGCGAATTTTATGTACCAAACCCTTACCCTAACCTCATAAACAAATTATACGTGAACGACAACAAAGACAG GTATAGGCAATACGGGATATGGAATCGTTACACCGATTTATATCCCAAAAACGATCTTGTTTACAAGGTTGGTGTTAATGACTGGAAAAAGGATTGGTTTTTTGCTCATGTTCCAAG GATTGTAGGAAATAAAACATTCCAAGCAACTACATGGAGTGTTGTATTTAAACTTGATAGTGTAGTGCGCGGAAACTATACATTACAATTGGCCCTTGCTAGTGCCTCTAATGCTGAAGTTCAG GTTTGGTTCAATAAGGTGAGCGCTAATCCTTTCTTCACGACAAAGCGAATAGGTGATGACAACGCGGTACCAAGGCATGGAATTCATGGATTATATTGGTTGTTTACCATAGAAGTACCTAGTATTAATTTGGTGAAAGGAATTAATACGGTATATTTGAGACAACCAAGATTTCAATCATTATTTCAAGCAGTTCTATACGATTATATCCGTTTAGAGAGTCCACCAACTACCTTAAATGTTTGA
- the LOC123903769 gene encoding probable mannitol dehydrogenase produces MASQPEEEHPKKAFGWAARDTSGVLSPFKFSRRETGEKDVAFKVLYCGICHSDLHMVKNEWGNSIYPLVPGHEVAGEVTEVGSKVTKFKVGDRVGVGCMVNSCKSCQSCSDDLENYCPKIILTYSVKNVDGTITYGGYSDSMVCDENFVIRIPDALSLEAAAPLLCAGITVYSPLKYFGLDKPGLHLGVVGLGGLGHMAVKFAKAFGANVTVISTSPNKKKEALEHLGADSFVVSHEQDQMQALMGTFDGIIDSVSAQHSLVPLLALVKNHGKLVMVGAPEKPLEVPAFSIIGGRKTVSGSMIGGIKETQEMIDFAAKHGVKPEIEIIAVDYVNTAMERLLKADVKYRFVIDIGNTLKASS; encoded by the exons ATGGCTTCACAACCAGAAGAAGAGCATCCCAAAAAAGCTTTCGGATGGGCTGCTAGGGACACATCTGGAGTCCTTTCTCCTTTCAAATTCTCTAGAAG AGAAACAGGTGAAAAAGATGTGGCATTCAAAGTACTATATTGTGGTATATGTCACTCAGATCTCCACATGGTGAAAAATGAGTGGGGCAATAGTATTTACCCACTAGTTCCCGG ACATGAAGTTGCGGGTGAAGTAACTGAGGTAGGAAGCAAGGTAACAAAGTTCAAAGTTGGAGACAGGGTAGGTGTAGGGTGCATGGTTAATTCATGCAAGTCATGTCAAAGTTGTAGCGATGATCTCGAGAATTATTGTCCAAAGATAATTCTCACATATAGTGTAAAAAATGTTGATGGAACAATCACATACGGAGGCTACTCTGACAGCATGGTTTGCGATGAAAACTTCGTGATCCGTATTCCTGATGCCTTATCACTTGAGGCCGCTGCTCCTCTTCTTTGTGCCGGGATCACAGTGTATAGccctttaaaatattttggacTCGATAAACCTGGTTTGCATCTTGGTGTGGTTGGTCTTGGTGGATTAGGTCATATGGCTGTGAAATTCGCCAAAGCTTTTGGTGCGAATGTAACTGTGATAAGTACTTCTcctaacaaaaagaaagaagctCTTGAACACTTAGGAGCTGACTCATTCGTGGTTAGTCACGAACAAGATCAGATGCAG GCTTTAATGGGGACTTTTGATGGTATCATAGACAGTGTTTCAGCACAACATTCACTAGTGCCTTTGCTTGCTCTAGTGAAGAATCATGGTAAACTTGTTATGGTTGGAGCACCAGAGAAGCCTTTAGAGGTTCCAGCATTTTCTATTATTGGAG GGAGAAAAACAGTTAGTGGGAGTATGATTGGAGGAATAAAAGAGACACAAGAAATGATTGATTTTGCTGCCAAACATGGTGTTAAACCTGAAATTGAGATTATTGCAGTAGATTATGTGAATACTGCAATGGAGCGTTTACTCAAAGCTGATGTCAAATATCGATTTGTTATTGACATTGGAAACACATTGAAGGCAAGTTCTTAA
- the LOC123904299 gene encoding uncharacterized protein LOC123904299: MNILSWNCRGLGGPSAIPNLRKLAREHKPDILFLSETLSHARHLEPIRVTLGYDSCLAIDVEGQSGVLAVFWKDNSKCSVLNYSRNFINMLVEDEQKGEWRLTCYYGYPERSRRRHAWNLLRELVNVSPAPWCIIGDFNDLLSQEDKKGIHPHPNWLCMGFRQAIADCNLIDIPLAGHPFTWIKSRGTPHVIEERLDRAMASTSWLHLFPDVRLSNLLASHSDHSPILLQCSPTITVRFNGSFRFENKWLKEPDLEETVIDGWGANDNVAIVDRVARCANKLQRWGKRKRVKFKQEI, from the coding sequence ATGAACATTCTTAGTTGGAATTGCCGGGGCTTGGGCGGCCCGAGTGCAATTCCTAATTTGCGGAAGCTTGCCCGAGAACATAAGCCGGATATTTTATTCTTGTCTGAAACATTATCTCATGCTAGACACCTTGAACCTATTCGGGTCACGTTAGGTTACGATTCTTGTCTGGCTATTGATGTGGAGGGGCAGAGTGGAGTTCTGGCGGTGTTCTGGAAGGATAATAGTAAATGTAGCGTCTTAAACTATTcgagaaattttattaatatgttagtggaGGATGAGCAGAAGGGGGAGTGGAGGTTAACATGTTATTATGGATACCCGGAGCGTAGTAGACGGAGACATGCATGGAATCTGTTGCGAGAGTTAGTTAATGTGTCCCCTGCACCCTGGTGTATAATTGGTGATTTTAATGATCTACTTTCACAGGAGGATAAAAAGGGCATTCACCCACATCCCAATTGGTTGTGTATGGGATTCAGACAAGCTATCGCTGACTGTAATTTAATCGATATTCCTCTTGCAGGACACCCATTTACTTGGATCAAAAGTCGAGGTACACCTCATGTTATTGAAGAGCGGTTGGATAGAGCTATGGCTAGTACGAGTTGGCTGCATCTCTTTCCTGACGTAAGACTATCTAACCTCTTGGCCTCACATTCAGATCATAGTCCAATTCTACTTCAATGCTCTCCTACTATAACAGTCCGATTCAATGGCTCCTTTCGGTTTGAGAATAAATGGTTGAAGGAACCAGATTTGGAAGAGACGGTGATTGATGGTTGGGGTGCGAATGACAATGTTGCGATAGTTGATCGTGTTGCGCGGTGTGCTAACAAGTTACAAAGGTGGGGCAAAAGGAAAAGAGTGAAGTTTAAACAGGAGATTTAA
- the LOC123904300 gene encoding uncharacterized protein LOC123904300, with the protein MEATLENLNLGEEEVLNFELEESETEQDDVSLCLVGRFVHDRPIKFNVMKVRLAEVWRPVKGMSVKQSSHGLYLFKFFHPLDIEAVIKGGPWTFDNFTLIVERLKVGVSLYDIPLFHVNFWVQIHNVPVGMMIENVGKGLANYIGEFLEYDKNNNTSFWRQYMRVKVRVDVRKPLKIEKKIDVNGGEGGVVKFKYEKLGLFCFVCGTLGHSEDKCDVRYAMDRDDGRRSWSSEIRADVRRPGGRMDSRWLHEEGRGRADTFTGSQSRGSAPNSSHPSQSHSERPSAQATERESEPGVNSVVLHDNNNIISTPSMVANRRNSVVPTEPGVTRSVDTPRVALSARSNIRESRQIIPLLSEVVHPE; encoded by the coding sequence ATGGAAGCAACTCTAGAGAACCTTAATCTAGGTGAGGAGGAGGTTTTGAATTTCGAGTTGGAGGAGAGTGAAACTGAACAGGATGATGTTAGCTTATGCTTAGTCGGTCGTTTTGTCCATGACCGCCCTATTAAGTTCAACGTCATGAAGGTGCGATTGGCTGAGGTATGGAGGCCGGTGAAGGGTATGTCAGTAAAGCAGTCTTCACATGGTCtgtatttgttcaaattctttcATCCATTGGATATTGAAGCGGTAATCAAGGGTGGGCCTTGGACTTTTGACAACTTCACACTGATTGTTGAAAGGTTGAAGGTGGGAGTTTCACTATATGATATTCCGTTATTTCATGTCAACTTTTGGGTGCAAATTCATAACGTTCCAGTAGGAATGATGATTGAGAATGTAGGGAAAGGGTTGGCAAACTACATTGGAGAATTTTTGGagtatgataaaaataataatacgagcTTCTGGAGACAGTATATGAGGGTGAAAGTTCGGGTAGATGTTAGAAAACCATTAAAAATCGAGAAGAAGATTGATGTGAATGGTGGTGAGGGAGGTGTTGTGAAATTCAAATATGAAAAACTTGGACTCTTTTGCTTTGTGTGTGGCACCCTTGGCCACTCAGAAGATAAGTGTGATGTTAGATATGCCATGGACAGAGATGATGGGAGGCGAAGTTGGTCTAGCGAAATTAGAGCAGATGTCCGCCGTCCTGGTGGTCGTATGGACTCGCGATGGTTGCATGAGGAAGGGAGAGGTAGGGCTGATACGTTTACTGGAAGCCAGTCAAGGGGAAGTGCACCGAATTCTTCGCATCCTTCCCAATCTCATTCAGAACGCCCAAGTGCGCAGGCTACAGAGAGGGAAAGTGAACCAGGGGTTAACTCTGTGGTGCTTCATGACAACAATAACATAATATCTACCCCGTCAATGGTAGCTAATAGACGAAATTCAGTTGTCCCCACTGAACCGGGTGTTACTAGGTCTGTGGATACACCGCGTGTAGCCCTCTCAGCTAGATCCAATATAAGAGAAAGTAGACAGATTATCCCATTGTTATCTGAAGTGGTTCACCCTGAGTAG